A single region of the Mercenaria mercenaria strain notata chromosome 6, MADL_Memer_1, whole genome shotgun sequence genome encodes:
- the LOC123550320 gene encoding uncharacterized protein LOC123550320 yields the protein MLLISSEFEQMSTRIRLYFHYTSSLEAYPRLYYFDGRFRDLLQRFKRILSPLPKDVHDEHLLLDANKLSDILKNGFNIIIVGKGDLTPDDLFVSVQNVEDSKRIPTTSCITVFICYVKVDDLEQTVAEEIVQTIEYLKETGRDRDEFADSFIIACKTSKSASDEEILRFREEIRLKAEVTLGCVLDTDNVIISTGECDIKHRISYIYERCIIELLIRIRSFLGLFVKKRRQIEQNQTCILHQTPVLSAILGFLRNRFYLSDISYLKHNRKSFLNQVIPRLARHVRCTIITLVSSKYTLPTWLCTRLLNVTEFEDVLIKSVSNKTRYVLGKLEHTNVSKHMEIQNVKNGVLELESKVLNPSNCFTFDFILLFLQRDFEDASSNAEKKISSMRKVSITMSKMIYEIDGYLKQTIVKHDKFPHKDSTVTIPTSLRHNILAMKGVYGMGTIYGVIEIHLLVDKDSLDKALLDRLELLMREIHLQNSYRIKHIKH from the exons ATGTTACTCATTTCGTCGGAATTTGAGCAG atgagtACCAGAATTCGATTGTATTTTCATTATACTTCCTCGTTGGAGGCATACCCACGTCTCTACTATTTTGACGGAAGATTTAGGGATTTACTGCAAAGgtttaaaagaattttaa GTCCACTACCTAAAGACGTGCatgatgaacatttattattagaTGCCAACAAGTTGAGCGATATTCTCAAAAATGGTTTTAACATCATTATTGTTGGGAAAGGCGATCTTACTCCGGATGACTTGTTTGTATCGGTACAGAATGTAGAGGACAGCAAACGTATACCTACAACGTCTTGTATTACTGTATTCATTTGTTATGTAAAAGTAGATGATTTGGAACAAACAGTCGCAGAG GAGATAGTGCAGACAATTGAATATTTGAAAGAGACAGGTAGAGATCGAGATGAATTTGCAGATTCATTTATTATTGCCTGCAAAACAAGCAAATCAGCATCGGATGAAGAAATACTACGTTTTCGAGAAGAAATTCGTCTGAAAGCAGAGGTGACACTTGGCTGTGTCTTAGACACTGACAATGTCATTATTTCGACAGGGGAATGTGATATTAAACACCGCATTTCATATATATACGAACGCTGCATCATTGAGTTGTTAATCAGGATCCGTTCATTTCTTGGGTTATTCGTTAAGAAAAGACGGCAAATAGAACAGAATCAAACCTGTATTTTGCACCAGACACCGGTTTTGTCGGCCATTTTAGGTTTTCTAAGAAATAGGTTTTATTTATCAGATATTTCTTACTTGAAACATAATAGAAAATCTTTCCTTAATCAAGTAATACCTCGTTTGGCACGTCACGTGAGATGCACAATAATAACACTCGTGTCCTCAAAATATACTTTGCCCACTTGGTTATGCACTCGGCTACTAAACGTAACTGAGTTTGAAGACGTTTTGATTAAATCAGTTTCAAACAAAACCCGGTACGTGCTGGGTAAACTTGAGCATACTAACGTATCTAAACatatggaaatacaaaatgtcaaaaatggcGTCCTCGAACTTGAATCCAAAGTATTGAATCCTTCAAActgttttacatttgatttcatcTTGCTTTTTCTTCAAAGAGACTTTGAGGACGCGTCCTCGAATGCAGAAAAGAAAATATCTTCAATGAGAAAAGTATCAATCACCATGAGTAAAATGATATACGAAATAGATGGTTATTTGAAACAAACGATCGTAAAGCACGATAAATTCCCACATAAAGATTCCACTGTGACGATCCCTACCAGCCTACGACACAATATTCTGGC AATGAAAGGTGTCTATGGAATGGGAACAATATATGGTGTTATAGAGATCCACTTACTAGTAGATAAAGACAGTCTTGACAAAGCTCTGTTAGATCGTCTAGAGTTGTTGATGCGAGAAATTCACTTGCAAAATTCATACAGAATTAAACACATCAAACACTAA